A genomic region of Prochlorococcus marinus XMU1405 contains the following coding sequences:
- the rplB gene encoding 50S ribosomal protein L2: MAIRKFKPYTPGTRQRVVTDFSEITSAKPERSLIVSKHRVKGRNNRGVITCRHRGGGHKRQYRLVDFRRDKRDINAKVAAIHYDPHRNARLALLFYEDGEKRYIIAPAGVKVGQNVISGDSVPIEDGNAMPLSVMPLGSSVHCVELYAGRGAQMVRSAGASAQVMAKEGDYVALKLPSTEVRLVRKECYATLGEVGNSEIRNTSLGKAGRRRWLGRRPQVRGSVMNPCDHPHGGGEGKAPIGRAGPVTPWGKPALGLKTRKKNKPSNKLVVRRRRRVSKRSRGGRDS, encoded by the coding sequence ATGGCAATCCGTAAATTTAAACCTTATACACCTGGTACTAGGCAGAGAGTAGTTACTGACTTTAGTGAAATAACAAGTGCTAAACCCGAAAGATCACTAATTGTTTCAAAACATAGAGTTAAAGGCAGGAATAATCGTGGAGTTATCACTTGTCGTCATCGTGGAGGTGGTCACAAAAGGCAATATAGATTAGTAGATTTCAGAAGAGATAAAAGAGACATCAACGCTAAAGTTGCAGCTATACACTACGATCCTCATAGAAATGCAAGGCTGGCACTTTTATTCTACGAAGATGGGGAAAAAAGATATATTATCGCTCCAGCAGGAGTAAAAGTCGGACAAAATGTCATATCTGGAGACAGTGTTCCAATTGAAGATGGTAATGCAATGCCACTTTCTGTTATGCCATTAGGATCTAGTGTTCATTGTGTTGAGTTATATGCAGGTAGGGGTGCTCAGATGGTTAGATCCGCAGGAGCTAGTGCTCAAGTTATGGCAAAAGAGGGAGATTATGTTGCTTTAAAACTTCCATCGACCGAGGTAAGACTTGTAAGAAAAGAATGCTACGCAACTCTTGGTGAAGTTGGTAATTCTGAAATAAGAAACACTAGCTTAGGTAAAGCAGGAAGAAGAAGATGGCTTGGAAGAAGGCCTCAAGTAAGAGGTAGTGTAATGAACCCATGTGATCATCCACATGGAGGAGGAGAGGGAAAAGCCCCAATTGGTAGAGCAGGACCAGTTACTCCATGGGGTAAACCAGCTCTTGGATTAAAGACACGTAAAAAGAACAAACCAAGTAATAAATTAGTTGTTCGAAGACGCCGTCGCGTTTCTAAGAGGAGTAGAGGAGGAAG
- a CDS encoding 50S ribosomal protein L23, which yields MSKLFDSRLADVIRKPVITEKATNALDLNQYTFEVDHRAAKPQIKAAVEALFSVKVIGVNTMNPPRRTRRVGKFSGKRSQVKKAIVRLAEGDKIQLFPES from the coding sequence ATGAGTAAATTATTCGATTCTCGTTTAGCCGATGTAATAAGAAAGCCAGTTATTACTGAGAAAGCAACAAATGCGCTGGATCTTAACCAATATACTTTTGAAGTAGATCATAGAGCGGCAAAACCACAAATAAAGGCAGCTGTTGAAGCCTTATTCAGTGTTAAAGTCATAGGAGTTAACACTATGAATCCACCAAGAAGAACAAGAAGAGTCGGGAAATTTTCCGGTAAACGTTCTCAGGTCAAGAAGGCAATTGTGCGTCTTGCTGAAGGAGACAAAATCCAACTATTTCCAGAATCTTAA
- the rplD gene encoding 50S ribosomal protein L4 has product MTTLETLKWDGKKSGKVSLDLAVAKETSSADLIHRAVLRQLANKRQGTASTLTRSEVRGGGRKPYKQKGTGRARQGSIRTPLRPGGGIIFGPKPRSYNLDMNRKERRLALRTALMSRVSDMKAVEDFGSTLKQPKTSDIINGLARLGIQKTEKVLVILDSPSDVIKKSINNIEKVKLIAADQLNVFDILNANKLVIGQSAIDKIQEVYAS; this is encoded by the coding sequence ATGACAACACTTGAAACTCTTAAGTGGGATGGTAAAAAATCTGGCAAAGTTTCTCTTGATTTAGCAGTTGCTAAAGAAACTTCTTCGGCAGACTTAATACATAGAGCAGTCCTTAGGCAGCTAGCAAATAAAAGACAGGGGACAGCATCAACTTTGACAAGATCTGAAGTGCGTGGGGGTGGTAGAAAGCCATATAAACAGAAAGGTACAGGAAGAGCCCGTCAAGGATCAATAAGGACACCCTTAAGACCTGGTGGCGGAATTATTTTTGGACCGAAGCCACGTTCTTACAATCTTGATATGAATCGTAAGGAACGTAGGTTAGCTCTTAGAACTGCACTTATGTCTAGAGTATCTGATATGAAGGCCGTTGAAGATTTTGGATCTACTTTAAAGCAGCCTAAAACAAGTGATATCATCAATGGCCTTGCTCGATTAGGTATACAAAAAACTGAAAAAGTTTTGGTTATTCTTGATAGTCCGTCCGATGTTATAAAAAAATCCATCAACAATATTGAAAAAGTAAAATTAATTGCCGCCGATCAATTAAATGTATTTGATATTCTCAATGCTAATAAATTGGTCATTGGGCAATCAGCGATAGATAAAATTCAGGAGGTTTATGCATCATGA
- the rplC gene encoding 50S ribosomal protein L3 gives MSIGILGKKLGMSQLFDEKGNSVPVTLIEAGPCRITQLKTNALDGYTAVQIGYGLSKDKHISKPEKGHLLKSGKELLKHLKEYRVEETSSYEIGNQITVKNFEVGQKVDISGKSMGRGFAGYQKRHGFSRGPMSHGSKNHRAPGSTGAGTTPGRIYPGKRMAGRYGGKQITTKGLLVLKVDDQKNLLVVKGSVPGKPGSIINIKPNNVVGKKGGEKS, from the coding sequence ATGTCTATAGGAATTTTAGGAAAGAAATTGGGCATGTCCCAACTTTTCGACGAGAAAGGTAATTCGGTGCCAGTTACTCTTATTGAGGCTGGTCCTTGCCGTATTACTCAATTGAAAACAAACGCTTTGGATGGTTATACTGCCGTTCAAATAGGTTATGGCTTGTCCAAAGATAAGCATATAAGTAAGCCTGAAAAAGGACATTTGTTGAAATCAGGTAAAGAACTTTTAAAGCATTTGAAAGAATATAGGGTTGAAGAAACTTCATCTTATGAAATCGGAAATCAAATAACTGTAAAAAACTTTGAAGTTGGTCAAAAAGTTGATATCAGTGGCAAATCTATGGGAAGAGGTTTTGCTGGTTACCAGAAAAGACATGGTTTTAGCAGAGGTCCTATGAGTCATGGTTCAAAAAATCATAGAGCACCTGGATCTACAGGAGCAGGAACAACTCCAGGTAGAATTTATCCTGGAAAAAGAATGGCAGGAAGATATGGAGGAAAACAGATTACAACTAAAGGTTTGTTAGTGCTAAAAGTTGATGATCAGAAAAATTTGCTTGTAGTAAAGGGTTCTGTCCCAGGCAAGCCAGGCTCAATAATAAACATTAAGCCAAATAATGTTGTAGGCAAAAAAGGAGGTGAAAAATCATGA
- the ndhN gene encoding NAD(P)H-quinone oxidoreductase subunit N has translation MPLLLTGKKFHNDLKTNKCLAIFAPLEGGYETRLLRRMRAKGFKTFITSARGLGDPEVFLLKLHGVRPPHLGHQSVGRNGALGEVQQVIPQASELFNENDKNKLLWLLEGQVLSQSELESLIEICTNDNKLTIVVEMGGSRKLEWKPLSNYILDEFES, from the coding sequence ATGCCATTACTTCTCACAGGGAAAAAGTTTCATAACGATTTAAAAACTAACAAATGTCTTGCAATCTTTGCTCCTCTTGAAGGTGGTTATGAGACTCGTCTTTTGAGGAGAATGAGGGCCAAGGGCTTTAAAACTTTTATAACCTCAGCAAGAGGGCTTGGAGATCCAGAAGTCTTCTTGCTCAAATTGCATGGCGTTAGGCCACCGCACCTTGGTCATCAAAGCGTAGGAAGAAATGGAGCACTCGGGGAAGTTCAACAAGTTATCCCTCAAGCTTCTGAGTTATTTAATGAAAATGATAAAAATAAATTACTTTGGTTATTGGAAGGTCAAGTTCTTTCTCAATCTGAATTAGAGAGCTTAATAGAGATTTGCACTAACGATAATAAACTAACGATAGTTGTCGAAATGGGGGGTTCAAGAAAACTTGAATGGAAGCCGTTAAGTAATTATATTTTAGATGAATTTGAAAGTTAA
- a CDS encoding LdpA C-terminal domain-containing domain, whose protein sequence is MITTKNKKDKWIKLICGASNEDIVAIEDLCAIYTAAGVDYIDVAAEESIVHAAKKGIEWAKKVFKNSPGLMISISDGNDIHFRKAKFDPLKCPPKCPRPCEKVCPTFAIDNSGIKKSKCFGCGRCLSSCPLNLISEYEYNLSKDDLGSTLQKIKPNAVEIHTEINRLDSFAKVVSILKSSEKKLDKISISCGLNQSFKQSQEPEDLLKALWERYEILKKLDIPLIWQLDGRPMSGDLAPSTSRDAVKLFEKIGSDLPPGLIQLAGGTNEKTHEFLNSNNLPDGIAFGSAARKIMQPFIEFAHKNNKKLYEYPERMALAIKKAKKFLEPWKSSSFK, encoded by the coding sequence TTGATTACAACTAAGAATAAAAAAGATAAATGGATTAAATTAATTTGTGGTGCCAGTAATGAAGATATTGTTGCCATAGAAGATTTATGTGCAATTTATACTGCTGCTGGTGTCGACTACATAGATGTTGCTGCAGAAGAATCTATAGTCCACGCAGCCAAAAAAGGAATCGAGTGGGCAAAAAAAGTCTTTAAAAACTCCCCTGGATTAATGATAAGCATTAGTGATGGAAATGATATCCACTTTCGTAAAGCAAAATTCGATCCATTGAAATGTCCCCCTAAGTGTCCAAGACCATGTGAAAAAGTATGTCCCACCTTTGCAATTGATAATTCTGGGATCAAAAAGAGTAAATGTTTTGGATGTGGAAGATGTTTGAGTAGCTGTCCCCTAAATCTAATTAGTGAATATGAATATAATTTGTCAAAAGATGATTTAGGATCAACACTTCAGAAAATAAAACCTAATGCAGTAGAAATTCATACAGAAATAAATCGTCTAGATTCTTTTGCAAAAGTTGTCAGTATTCTTAAAAGTTCAGAAAAGAAATTAGACAAGATATCTATCAGTTGTGGATTAAATCAATCTTTCAAACAATCACAAGAGCCCGAAGATCTTTTGAAAGCTCTTTGGGAAAGATATGAAATTCTTAAAAAACTTGATATTCCCCTTATTTGGCAGCTAGATGGAAGGCCAATGTCTGGAGATCTTGCTCCTTCAACAAGTAGAGATGCTGTTAAGTTGTTTGAAAAAATCGGTTCAGATCTTCCACCTGGATTAATTCAATTAGCAGGAGGAACCAATGAAAAAACTCACGAATTTTTGAATTCAAACAATCTCCCAGACGGAATAGCATTTGGAAGTGCTGCAAGAAAAATTATGCAGCCCTTTATTGAATTTGCTCACAAAAATAACAAAAAACTTTATGAGTATCCTGAGAGAATGGCTTTAGCGATCAAAAAAGCTAAGAAATTTCTAGAGCCATGGAAATCGAGCTCATTCAAATAA
- a CDS encoding HAD family hydrolase translates to MSSQKIFLFDFDGVIVDGMQEYWHSSLLACEKYLNSPCISVDQKLYKRVPNSFKEIRPWVKYGWEMILIVHEIIKTENPLKIDNKDDFINNYHQNCQRILSENSWIAEDLQKMLDHSRKYQIDKDFKSWVDLHNPFFEIIIFMKELRKREIKTGVITTKGKIFAEKILKQFNIFPEFIFGYESGSKVKIAEKLAKTYEILGFIEDRKKTLIDIKQNSETSHIPCFLADWGYLKGSDKYSLSNEIKLLKLSDLEELVAI, encoded by the coding sequence GTGTCTTCTCAAAAAATATTTCTATTTGATTTCGATGGAGTAATAGTAGATGGAATGCAAGAATATTGGCATAGTTCCTTATTGGCCTGTGAAAAATATTTAAATTCACCGTGCATCTCTGTTGATCAAAAACTTTATAAAAGAGTACCAAATTCTTTCAAAGAAATAAGGCCATGGGTTAAATATGGTTGGGAAATGATTCTAATTGTTCACGAAATTATAAAAACAGAAAATCCTTTAAAAATTGATAATAAAGATGATTTCATTAATAATTATCATCAAAATTGCCAGAGGATATTAAGTGAAAATTCCTGGATTGCCGAAGATTTACAAAAAATGTTAGATCACTCGCGCAAGTACCAAATTGATAAAGATTTTAAATCATGGGTAGATTTACATAATCCTTTTTTTGAAATTATTATTTTTATGAAAGAATTAAGGAAAAGAGAAATAAAAACTGGAGTTATAACAACTAAAGGTAAAATATTTGCAGAAAAAATTCTTAAACAATTTAATATTTTTCCAGAATTTATTTTTGGTTATGAATCCGGATCAAAAGTGAAAATAGCTGAGAAACTTGCAAAAACTTATGAAATTTTAGGCTTTATAGAAGATAGAAAAAAAACTCTAATAGATATTAAACAAAATTCAGAAACTTCTCACATTCCATGCTTCCTAGCTGATTGGGGATATTTGAAAGGATCAGATAAGTATTCTTTAAGTAATGAAATCAAATTATTAAAATTAAGTGACCTTGAGGAATTAGTTGCAATTTAA